The following proteins are co-located in the Microcystis wesenbergii NRERC-220 genome:
- a CDS encoding AAA-like domain-containing protein: MKPQGWDEFLKHLAREYGVQGKLKEIFLVRFAYENWRKPDEEIWEMAEAASHETYKKQMTKIYSYFSADKDNGCPELELGSKGPGKFQILREWFKDLKYPQWKNHPTPILAEKSVIDTYISRPPVESDCYQEINRPGSLIRIKSPEKTGKTSLLKHLLAQADSWGHSTVYINCQVAEKAMFASLDRFCRWFSANVSRELGLKPQLDEYWDEELFGSLISCQTYFQSYLLEQINGPLFLALDNLDRIFEYPDIARDFLPLLRCWHEEANNLEIWQNLRLAIANSTEIYIQLDANQSPFNVGRAIKLPGFSLEQLENLASSYGLPKNEDNQRFLSDLIALVAGHPYLSRLALEARVRGEKNILPNAATQGGIYAAHLRHHWDSLQKQPELLTAMGEVVNSSDKGARLEPITAYKLESMGLIQLKGDLAQPSCQLYQLYFREEQTGSDL; the protein is encoded by the coding sequence ATGAAACCACAGGGATGGGACGAGTTTCTCAAACATCTAGCTAGAGAATACGGTGTTCAAGGCAAATTAAAGGAGATTTTTTTAGTTCGTTTTGCCTACGAAAATTGGCGTAAACCGGATGAGGAAATTTGGGAAATGGCCGAGGCTGCCAGCCATGAAACCTATAAAAAACAAATGACTAAAATCTATAGCTATTTCTCGGCAGATAAAGATAATGGCTGTCCCGAACTAGAATTAGGTAGTAAAGGGCCGGGTAAGTTCCAAATCCTCCGGGAATGGTTCAAAGATCTCAAATATCCTCAATGGAAAAATCACCCCACCCCGATACTAGCAGAAAAATCAGTTATAGATACTTATATTAGCCGCCCTCCCGTCGAAAGCGACTGTTATCAAGAAATTAATCGTCCAGGGTCACTTATTCGCATTAAATCCCCCGAAAAGACTGGTAAAACTTCTCTGCTTAAACACCTGCTCGCTCAGGCAGATAGTTGGGGACATAGCACAGTTTATATTAATTGTCAAGTGGCAGAAAAGGCGATGTTTGCCAGTTTAGACCGATTTTGTCGCTGGTTTTCGGCCAATGTTAGCCGAGAATTGGGTTTAAAGCCGCAATTAGATGAATATTGGGATGAGGAACTATTTGGCAGTTTAATCAGTTGTCAAACCTATTTTCAGTCCTATCTTTTGGAACAGATTAACGGGCCGCTCTTTTTGGCCCTAGATAATTTAGACAGAATTTTCGAGTATCCCGACATCGCTAGGGATTTTCTGCCGCTGTTGCGCTGTTGGCACGAAGAAGCTAATAATTTAGAAATCTGGCAGAATTTGCGGTTAGCGATTGCTAATTCCACGGAAATCTATATTCAATTGGACGCTAATCAATCTCCCTTTAATGTCGGCCGTGCGATTAAATTACCCGGTTTTAGCCTCGAACAACTGGAAAACTTGGCTAGTAGCTACGGATTGCCTAAAAATGAAGATAATCAGCGTTTTCTTAGCGATTTAATTGCTCTAGTCGCTGGTCATCCCTATCTTAGCCGTTTGGCCCTGGAAGCGCGGGTGCGCGGGGAAAAAAATATTCTCCCTAATGCTGCTACCCAAGGGGGAATTTATGCGGCACACCTGCGTCATCACTGGGATAGTCTGCAAAAACAGCCGGAATTATTGACAGCGATGGGGGAAGTGGTTAATTCTTCCGATAAGGGAGCGCGATTAGAACCGATTACTGCCTATAAACTGGAAAGTATGGGTTTAATTCAGTTAAAAGGCGATCTAGCCCAGCCTAGCTGTCAATTATATCAGCTTTACTTCCGAGAGGAACAGACCGGCAGCGATCTCTAG
- a CDS encoding ABC transporter ATP-binding protein, producing the protein MEIIAQLEKVSYIYPESSNLVLKNISLAIHRGEFLGIIGPTGAGKTTLCLTLNGIVPQFYGGRFFGYATVAGLDTLTHPVSTLARYVGAVFEDPETQLLATSIENEIAFTLENLRLPREEIKARIPKVLAAVRLEGMEKKSPGELSGGQKQRLAIAAALAVQPALLILDEPTSQLDPVGSQEVFATIKELNRHLGVTIVMVSHAAEEMAEYADRLVLLREGAIEAMGTPAEIYSQVQLLQENALRPPQVATTFALIDQKIGAINSIPVTLDRSFARLNELKSFYHHRTPTPPLSSVSDPLNPILRVKNLCHTYPDGTTALRDVSLDIAEGEYLLIIGQNGAGKSTLVKHFLNLLSATTGQVMIDGRSINSFSVSDLARSIGYVAQNPDNQIFNTTVEKEVSFALTNLGYSPEIVIQRTEASLEAMGLLEYRSYHPLSLPKGDRARVVIAAILAMEPRIVVFDEPTTGQDYQGAKAILEVSRQLHQMGKTVIVITHHLYLMPEYAERVIIMGQGTILLDAPIRQAYHQTDLLAKTYLTPPQAVLLAQKLGQLSGYPNSLLTPQEIADCFQRI; encoded by the coding sequence ATGGAAATCATCGCCCAATTAGAGAAAGTTTCCTATATTTATCCCGAATCCTCCAATCTAGTGCTTAAAAATATCTCTTTAGCAATTCATCGAGGAGAATTTTTAGGTATTATCGGGCCCACAGGTGCGGGAAAAACTACTCTCTGTTTAACTCTTAACGGTATTGTCCCCCAATTTTACGGAGGGCGTTTTTTTGGTTATGCAACAGTAGCCGGTTTAGACACTTTAACCCATCCCGTTAGCACCTTGGCCCGCTATGTGGGGGCAGTATTTGAAGATCCGGAAACGCAACTTTTAGCCACTTCTATAGAAAATGAAATCGCTTTTACCTTAGAAAATTTACGGCTACCGCGAGAGGAAATTAAAGCGCGTATTCCCAAAGTTTTAGCGGCAGTCCGGTTAGAGGGAATGGAAAAAAAATCCCCGGGGGAACTATCGGGAGGACAAAAACAACGATTAGCGATCGCCGCCGCTCTCGCAGTTCAGCCCGCTTTGTTAATTCTCGATGAACCCACCTCCCAACTGGATCCGGTGGGATCCCAAGAAGTTTTCGCCACCATTAAGGAATTAAATCGCCATCTCGGTGTCACCATTGTGATGGTCTCCCACGCGGCCGAGGAAATGGCCGAATATGCCGATCGCCTCGTACTATTAAGGGAAGGTGCGATCGAAGCCATGGGAACCCCAGCAGAGATCTACTCCCAAGTACAACTTTTACAGGAAAATGCCCTGCGTCCCCCGCAAGTGGCCACTACTTTTGCTTTGATCGATCAAAAAATCGGGGCGATAAATTCTATTCCTGTCACCCTAGACCGCAGTTTTGCCCGTTTAAACGAGCTTAAATCCTTTTACCATCATAGAACCCCAACCCCTCCCTTATCGTCGGTTTCTGACCCCTTAAACCCCATACTGAGGGTAAAAAATCTCTGCCATACCTATCCCGATGGTACTACCGCCTTGCGGGATGTGTCCCTCGATATTGCCGAAGGGGAATATCTGCTGATTATCGGTCAAAATGGCGCAGGAAAAAGCACTTTAGTCAAGCATTTTCTCAATCTTCTCTCGGCAACCACCGGTCAAGTTATGATTGATGGACGTTCGATCAATAGCTTTTCTGTCAGTGATTTAGCCCGATCGATCGGTTATGTAGCCCAAAATCCCGATAATCAGATTTTTAACACCACTGTCGAGAAAGAGGTATCATTTGCCCTGACTAATCTCGGTTATTCCCCAGAAATCGTCATCCAACGCACGGAAGCAAGTCTAGAAGCCATGGGATTGCTAGAATATCGCTCCTATCATCCTCTCTCCTTACCGAAAGGCGATCGAGCGCGGGTAGTGATTGCGGCAATTTTAGCCATGGAACCGCGCATAGTTGTTTTCGATGAACCCACCACCGGCCAAGATTACCAAGGAGCTAAGGCAATTTTAGAGGTGAGTCGTCAATTACACCAGATGGGCAAAACGGTGATTGTTATCACCCATCACCTCTATTTAATGCCAGAATACGCCGAAAGAGTAATTATTATGGGTCAAGGAACCATCCTTTTAGATGCCCCAATCCGGCAAGCTTATCATCAAACCGATCTCTTAGCCAAAACCTATCTAACTCCACCCCAAGCAGTTTTATTAGCACAAAAATTAGGACAACTTTCCGGTTATCCTAATTCTCTTTTAACTCCCCAGGAAATTGCCGATTGTTTTCAGAGGATTTAG
- a CDS encoding DNA-methyltransferase yields MNQLPLFSQSKSVRDFYQPDAEIILYQGDTNNFIKTIPDNSVSLIITSPPYNLGKDYEKKISLDTYLETQTKSLGEFSRILQDNGSICWQVGNFVQEGEVYPLDIFYYQLFKQMGFFLRNRIVWHFGHGLHTSKRFSGRYETILWLTKTDKYIFNLDPVRIPAKYPGKRHFKGKNIGKPSGNPLGKNPSDVWEFLAQEWDELLWDIPNVKSNHPEKTIHPCQYPIELVERCVLALTNEGDWVFDPFAGVGTSLIASIMHNRRVMGSEKEAEYVKIAKERIAAYWQGNLKIRPLGKPIHQPTGQEKVAQIPEEWHNNI; encoded by the coding sequence ATGAATCAGTTGCCCTTATTTTCTCAGTCAAAATCAGTGCGAGACTTTTATCAACCTGATGCCGAAATAATTCTTTATCAAGGAGATACCAATAATTTTATCAAGACTATACCAGATAATTCTGTGAGCTTGATTATTACTTCTCCTCCCTACAATTTAGGAAAAGACTACGAAAAAAAAATCTCTTTGGATACTTATCTGGAAACCCAAACCAAAAGTCTGGGAGAATTCTCTAGAATCTTGCAAGATAATGGCAGTATTTGCTGGCAGGTGGGAAATTTCGTTCAAGAGGGAGAAGTTTATCCTTTAGATATTTTTTATTATCAGCTATTTAAACAAATGGGTTTCTTTTTAAGAAATAGAATTGTCTGGCATTTTGGCCATGGACTACATACCTCTAAAAGATTTTCTGGCAGGTATGAAACTATTTTGTGGTTGACAAAAACCGATAAATATATCTTTAATCTTGATCCGGTGAGAATCCCCGCTAAATACCCTGGTAAGCGCCATTTTAAAGGTAAAAATATCGGTAAACCCTCTGGTAATCCTTTAGGAAAAAATCCCAGCGATGTTTGGGAGTTTTTAGCACAAGAATGGGATGAGTTACTATGGGATATTCCTAACGTTAAATCTAATCATCCAGAGAAAACTATTCATCCTTGTCAATATCCAATCGAATTAGTAGAAAGATGTGTTTTAGCCTTGACAAATGAGGGGGATTGGGTTTTTGATCCCTTTGCTGGGGTTGGAACTTCTCTGATTGCTAGTATTATGCACAATCGTCGAGTGATGGGGAGTGAAAAAGAAGCAGAATATGTGAAAATTGCCAAGGAAAGAATCGCCGCTTATTGGCAAGGAAATCTCAAAATTCGTCCTTTAGGAAAACCTATTCATCAGCCTACTGGCCAAGAAAAAGTCGCTCAAATTCCCGAAGAATGGCACAATAATATATAG
- a CDS encoding glycosyltransferase family 4 protein: MLKILVDGTPIRQNPSGIGLYAYHLIAELAKLQNQENFSLSLCFQPSVKNWLRGNLSIPETLQSYPEVKCLPIPVSLSNILTRFPNPLIPYLENFLDSPDILHGLDHVVYPCRQSRKVMTIHDVTFIKYPEFVTGIVKTYTQRIKQSLQWTDLVIANSASTKRDIIEYLDVTPEKIFVTPLASRYSSLPNSPSSLTITKPYLLFVSTLEPRKNIINLITAFNYLKDRYKLDHNLILIGKKGWKYQPIFDKISQSPFRDSIQHLDYLADDLVADYYQKADVFVYPSFYEGFGLPVLEAMTLGCPVVTANTASLPEVTGDSAILINPDNPLEIAAAIYQVISDTSLRQELITKGKKQAVKFSWQKTAQATIKAYRFLL, translated from the coding sequence ATGCTTAAAATTTTAGTTGATGGTACACCGATAAGACAAAATCCTAGTGGAATTGGATTATATGCTTATCACCTGATTGCCGAATTAGCTAAATTACAAAACCAAGAAAACTTTTCCCTGTCCCTCTGTTTTCAACCATCGGTAAAAAACTGGCTGCGGGGTAATCTTTCTATCCCCGAAACACTGCAATCCTATCCAGAGGTTAAATGTTTACCAATTCCCGTCAGTCTTAGCAATATCTTAACCAGATTTCCTAATCCTCTAATTCCCTATCTAGAAAACTTTCTTGATTCTCCCGATATTCTCCACGGATTGGATCATGTGGTGTATCCTTGTCGTCAGAGTCGCAAAGTTATGACTATTCATGATGTTACTTTTATTAAATATCCTGAGTTTGTCACGGGGATTGTCAAAACCTACACCCAACGGATTAAACAATCTCTACAATGGACAGATTTAGTTATTGCTAACTCCGCAAGTACCAAACGAGATATTATTGAATATTTAGATGTAACCCCAGAGAAAATTTTTGTTACTCCCCTCGCAAGTCGTTATTCTTCCCTCCCCAATTCTCCCTCATCTCTAACCATCACTAAACCCTATTTACTCTTTGTTAGTACCCTAGAACCACGAAAAAATATTATTAATCTTATCACCGCTTTTAACTATCTCAAGGACAGGTATAAATTAGACCATAATCTGATTCTGATTGGCAAAAAAGGATGGAAGTATCAACCAATTTTCGATAAAATATCTCAGTCTCCCTTTCGAGATAGTATCCAACATCTTGATTATCTTGCTGATGACTTAGTTGCGGATTATTATCAAAAAGCCGATGTTTTTGTCTATCCTTCTTTTTACGAAGGTTTTGGATTACCAGTTTTAGAAGCGATGACTTTAGGTTGTCCTGTCGTAACTGCTAATACTGCATCCTTACCCGAAGTCACGGGAGACTCGGCAATATTAATTAATCCCGATAATCCCCTAGAAATTGCCGCAGCAATCTATCAAGTTATTAGTGATACCTCTCTCCGTCAAGAATTAATCACGAAAGGAAAAAAACAAGCAGTAAAATTCTCTTGGCAAAAAACCGCACAAGCTACTATAAAAGCTTATCGTTTTCTTTTATAA
- a CDS encoding WD40 repeat domain-containing protein, whose protein sequence is MFNRLVSFKSLEGHEGEVKCLTFSQDGKFLASAGDDSNILIWEWRKNQKFSLTKKIDQVFEDDINKMFGDLEEGIGNIFGNKGGIAIPKINDIFSKPPQVKVSEIDDIFSRHRHKRINSVAFSPCQGFLISGGDDQTVRIWSLETKKLISTLTGHQDKVTAVAVHPDGEIIASGSEDKTVKIWSVKTGEILSTLQGHSDKVLTVKFSQNGQLLASGGGENDKTVIIWNLGERSSITLKGHSDWFGGILSVDFGSNNKFLASGSKDKTIKIWDIKRGTEVKTLSEHSDHINSVSVSPNNQLLASGGDDKSLKLWDLKAGKAIISIPHPQKIYSVCFSPDGNYIATACQDKIVRVYGTSELQSLAS, encoded by the coding sequence ATGTTTAATCGCTTAGTATCTTTTAAATCCCTAGAAGGCCATGAAGGTGAGGTTAAATGTCTAACTTTTTCCCAAGATGGTAAATTTTTGGCTAGTGCTGGAGATGATAGTAATATTCTAATCTGGGAATGGAGAAAAAATCAGAAGTTTTCTTTAACTAAAAAAATTGATCAAGTTTTTGAAGATGATATCAATAAAATGTTTGGAGATCTAGAGGAGGGGATTGGCAATATATTTGGAAATAAGGGTGGAATCGCTATACCTAAAATTAATGATATATTCTCAAAACCTCCTCAAGTAAAGGTTTCGGAGATTGATGATATATTTTCAAGACATAGACATAAAAGAATCAATTCTGTTGCTTTTAGTCCCTGTCAAGGATTTTTGATTAGTGGAGGAGATGATCAAACCGTAAGAATTTGGTCACTAGAAACTAAAAAATTAATCTCTACCTTAACGGGACACCAAGACAAAGTTACAGCAGTAGCTGTTCATCCCGATGGGGAAATTATTGCTAGTGGCAGTGAAGATAAAACGGTGAAAATATGGTCAGTAAAAACTGGAGAAATTCTGTCCACATTACAAGGTCATAGCGATAAAGTCCTAACAGTTAAATTTAGTCAAAATGGTCAACTTTTAGCCAGTGGTGGCGGCGAAAATGACAAAACGGTAATTATTTGGAATCTGGGAGAAAGAAGCAGTATTACCTTAAAAGGTCATTCCGATTGGTTTGGAGGTATTTTATCGGTAGATTTCGGCAGTAATAACAAATTTTTAGCCAGTGGCAGCAAAGACAAAACTATTAAAATCTGGGATATTAAAAGAGGTACAGAGGTAAAAACTCTCAGCGAACATAGTGATCATATCAATTCAGTTAGTGTTAGTCCTAATAATCAACTATTAGCCAGTGGTGGTGATGATAAAAGCTTAAAATTATGGGATTTAAAAGCAGGAAAAGCGATTATTTCTATTCCCCATCCCCAGAAAATCTATTCGGTTTGTTTTAGTCCCGACGGTAATTATATCGCCACGGCCTGCCAAGACAAAATCGTGAGAGTTTATGGCACTTCCGAACTACAATCTTTAGCAAGTTGA
- the aroA gene encoding 3-phosphoshikimate 1-carboxyvinyltransferase: MSIVTLNPLQSHQDLVIDPAKITGLRGKITIPGDKSISHRSLMLGAIAEGETVIHGLLLGEDPRSTASCFRAMGVEISQLNSEKVIVKGRGLGNLEEPLEILDAGNSGTTIRLMLGLLAGHQDRFFVVTGDASLRSRPMSRVVKPLKEMGAQIWGRKANSLAPLAVSGESLQPIHYYSPVASAQVKSCLLLAGLLTEGKTTITEPALSRDHSERMLRAFGANIEVDGETNSVTVTGYPTLTGQTVIVPGDISSAAFWLVAGAIVPNSELLIENVGINPTRTGVLQVLQAMGADITLENQRVVTGEPVADLRVKSSPLQATTIAGEIIPRLIDEIPILAVAAVFAQGTTIIKDAEELRVKESDRLTVMATQLDRLGAKVRELPDGLEITGGTGLFGTEVDSFTDHRIAMSLAIAALNCRQPTTIHRAEAAGISYPDFVSTLQQICQE, from the coding sequence ATGTCTATTGTCACCCTTAACCCCCTTCAATCCCATCAAGATTTAGTCATCGATCCAGCCAAAATCACGGGATTACGGGGAAAAATCACCATCCCAGGCGATAAATCCATATCCCATCGTTCCCTGATGTTAGGAGCGATCGCCGAAGGAGAAACCGTTATTCATGGGTTATTATTGGGCGAAGATCCCCGCAGTACCGCTAGTTGTTTTCGTGCCATGGGTGTGGAAATTTCCCAACTCAACAGCGAGAAAGTGATCGTCAAAGGTAGGGGTTTAGGCAATCTTGAGGAACCCTTAGAAATCCTCGACGCGGGCAATTCCGGCACGACGATCCGCTTAATGTTAGGATTATTGGCTGGTCATCAAGACCGTTTTTTTGTCGTCACCGGTGATGCTTCCCTGCGATCGCGTCCCATGTCCAGGGTGGTGAAACCCCTCAAGGAAATGGGGGCGCAAATTTGGGGCAGAAAAGCCAATTCTTTGGCTCCTTTGGCCGTTTCTGGGGAATCTCTGCAACCGATCCACTACTATTCTCCCGTTGCTTCTGCACAGGTGAAATCCTGTCTTCTCCTCGCAGGACTGTTAACCGAGGGGAAAACTACGATCACGGAACCCGCTTTATCTCGCGATCACAGTGAACGGATGCTGCGCGCTTTTGGGGCAAATATTGAGGTGGATGGGGAGACTAATAGCGTCACGGTGACGGGTTATCCCACTTTAACTGGACAAACGGTGATCGTACCGGGGGATATCAGTTCGGCGGCTTTTTGGTTGGTAGCGGGGGCAATCGTGCCTAATTCTGAGTTATTAATCGAAAATGTGGGAATAAACCCGACTAGAACCGGAGTTTTACAGGTTTTACAGGCAATGGGAGCAGATATCACCCTCGAAAATCAACGGGTAGTGACGGGGGAACCGGTGGCGGATCTGCGGGTGAAATCCAGTCCACTACAGGCAACCACGATCGCCGGTGAGATTATACCCCGTCTGATCGATGAAATTCCGATTTTGGCAGTAGCGGCGGTTTTTGCCCAAGGAACGACAATTATCAAGGATGCCGAGGAATTACGGGTGAAGGAAAGCGATCGCCTGACGGTGATGGCCACCCAACTCGATCGCCTAGGGGCAAAAGTAAGGGAATTACCCGATGGTTTAGAGATTACCGGCGGTACAGGCCTATTCGGCACGGAAGTGGACAGTTTTACCGATCATCGCATTGCCATGAGTCTAGCGATCGCTGCCCTCAATTGCCGTCAACCCACCACTATCCATCGCGCTGAAGCGGCCGGCATTTCCTACCCCGATTTTGTTAGCACCTTACAGCAAATTTGTCAAGAGTGA
- the purF gene encoding amidophosphoribosyltransferase: MSSHPDSSLSLNRVDKPEEACGVFGLYAPEEEVAKLTYFGLYALQHRGQESAGIATYDGETVHCYKEMGLVSQVFNETVLKTLPGTHAVGHTRYSTTGSSRRANAQPAVIETRLGKLSLAHNGNLVNTFELRNVLEQRGCDLVTTTDSEMIAVAIGQEVDSGKDWIQAAIDAFSYCSGAYSLVIGTPTGIIGARDPNGVRPLVIGVLQEEGNPPRYVLASETCGLDIIGADYLRDVQPGELVWISEDGLSSVDWAMKPEKKLCVFEMIYFARPDSIVHEESLYTYRVRLGEQLAKESPVEADMVMGVPDSGIPAAIGFSRISDIPYAEGLIKNRYVGRTFIQPTQHMRESGIKMKLNPLKDVLQGKRVIIVDDSIVRGTTSRKLVKALRDAGAREVHMRISSPPVTHPCFYGIDTDNQEQLIAATKSVAEIQAQIGVDSLAYLSHDGMLTATKEDPKTFCTACFNGDYPIPVPDNVKRSKLILETVK, from the coding sequence ATGTCTAGCCATCCCGACTCATCCCTATCCCTGAACCGCGTCGATAAGCCTGAAGAAGCCTGTGGAGTTTTTGGACTCTATGCCCCCGAGGAAGAAGTAGCAAAACTGACCTATTTCGGACTCTATGCCCTGCAACACCGAGGACAGGAATCGGCAGGTATTGCCACCTACGACGGGGAAACGGTGCATTGTTACAAGGAAATGGGCTTAGTTTCCCAAGTTTTTAACGAAACTGTCCTTAAAACCTTGCCGGGTACTCACGCCGTCGGTCATACTCGTTACTCTACCACCGGTTCTAGCCGTCGCGCCAATGCCCAACCTGCTGTGATCGAAACCCGTTTGGGTAAACTTTCCCTAGCACATAACGGCAATTTAGTCAATACTTTTGAGTTAAGAAATGTATTAGAACAGCGCGGTTGTGATCTCGTCACCACCACCGACTCGGAAATGATCGCCGTCGCTATCGGTCAGGAAGTGGATAGTGGCAAGGATTGGATACAAGCGGCGATCGATGCCTTTAGTTATTGTAGCGGGGCTTACAGCCTTGTTATCGGCACACCGACGGGAATTATCGGGGCGCGGGATCCCAATGGTGTCAGACCCTTAGTAATTGGGGTTTTGCAAGAAGAAGGCAATCCCCCTCGTTATGTTTTAGCTTCGGAAACCTGCGGATTAGATATTATTGGGGCCGATTATCTGCGGGATGTGCAGCCGGGGGAATTAGTTTGGATTAGTGAAGATGGCTTATCTTCGGTGGATTGGGCCATGAAACCGGAGAAAAAATTATGCGTTTTCGAGATGATTTATTTTGCTCGTCCCGATAGCATTGTTCACGAGGAATCTTTATATACTTATCGGGTACGTTTGGGGGAACAATTAGCCAAAGAGTCGCCGGTAGAAGCAGATATGGTGATGGGAGTTCCCGATTCGGGTATTCCGGCTGCGATCGGATTTTCGCGCATTTCTGATATTCCCTACGCGGAAGGATTGATTAAAAATCGTTATGTGGGACGGACTTTTATTCAACCAACCCAACACATGAGAGAGTCGGGGATTAAGATGAAATTGAATCCTTTAAAGGATGTTTTACAGGGAAAAAGAGTTATTATTGTTGATGATTCGATCGTGCGGGGAACCACTAGCCGGAAATTAGTTAAAGCTTTACGCGATGCTGGAGCAAGAGAAGTTCACATGAGAATATCTTCTCCTCCGGTGACTCATCCTTGTTTTTATGGCATTGATACGGATAACCAAGAGCAATTAATTGCGGCAACTAAATCGGTGGCGGAAATTCAGGCACAAATCGGGGTGGATAGTTTAGCTTATCTCAGTCACGATGGAATGTTAACAGCAACAAAAGAAGATCCGAAAACCTTCTGTACTGCCTGTTTTAATGGCGATTATCCGATTCCTGTACCTGATAATGTTAAGCGATCGAAGTTGATTTTAGAAACAGTTAAATAG
- a CDS encoding glycosyltransferase family 4 protein, with product MNRNNQLLINLAFLGTKYTGLTTYTKNLIPQLANLNPTLITSNSYPDFNTYPVSANLTQEQGTKGNIRRLIWTETQLYQTYQQLQSSLLFTPIPEAPIYENCRYIVTVHDLIPLRFPKFSPLTFYNKYYLPQVLKKATHIIAVSQATASDIHKFFNIPLDKINVILSGYDSDNFRPLNLATRPYFIYLGRYDPHKNIARLITAFSQIDPEYQLLIVGQFDPRFTPTLQQQVEALSISQRVQFLNYVSYEELPQLLNQATALVYPSLWEGFGLPVLEAIACGTPVITSNLSSLPEVTGEAAILINPYSIDEMREAMQQIATDEQLRLKLKSLSRQRAELFSWEKTGQETATILQSFL from the coding sequence ATGAATAGGAATAATCAATTATTAATCAATCTCGCTTTTCTCGGTACTAAATATACTGGATTGACTACCTATACTAAAAATCTAATTCCCCAATTAGCTAACTTAAATCCTACCCTAATCACTTCTAATAGTTACCCAGATTTTAACACCTATCCTGTCTCGGCAAACCTCACCCAAGAGCAGGGAACCAAAGGCAATATTAGGCGCTTAATTTGGACAGAAACCCAACTCTATCAAACCTATCAACAATTGCAGTCTTCCCTACTATTTACCCCCATTCCCGAAGCACCTATTTATGAAAATTGTCGCTATATTGTCACAGTCCATGATTTAATTCCCCTGCGATTTCCGAAATTTTCTCCCCTAACTTTTTATAATAAATACTATTTACCCCAAGTCCTGAAAAAAGCCACACATATTATCGCTGTTTCCCAAGCAACTGCCTCCGATATTCATAAGTTTTTTAACATACCTCTTGACAAAATAAACGTGATTCTTTCTGGATATGATTCTGATAATTTTCGTCCTCTAAATCTGGCGACTCGTCCCTATTTTATCTATCTTGGTCGTTATGATCCTCATAAAAATATCGCTCGTTTAATTACTGCTTTTTCCCAAATCGATCCCGAATATCAATTATTAATTGTCGGTCAATTTGACCCCCGTTTTACCCCTACTCTACAGCAACAGGTAGAAGCATTATCAATCTCTCAACGAGTGCAATTTTTAAACTATGTTTCCTATGAAGAATTGCCGCAACTTTTAAACCAAGCAACTGCTTTAGTTTATCCCTCCCTTTGGGAAGGTTTCGGATTACCTGTACTAGAAGCGATCGCCTGTGGAACTCCTGTGATTACTTCTAATCTTTCCTCTCTCCCGGAAGTCACAGGAGAGGCGGCAATTTTAATTAATCCCTATAGTATCGATGAGATGAGAGAGGCAATGCAGCAAATCGCCACCGATGAACAATTACGCCTAAAATTAAAGTCCCTCAGTCGTCAACGCGCCGAGCTTTTTAGTTGGGAAAAAACGGGACAAGAAACCGCCACAATTCTGCAAAGTTTTCTCTAA
- a CDS encoding peroxiredoxin yields MSRRQLLSFLSVVILAFFALIPDANALGGSQPPLNQPAPDFSLPTNTGEGNISLSDYRGKWVVLYFYPKDFTPGCTLEARRFQQDLPKYRAKNTQVLGVSADDVDSHAEFCDSEGLKFPLLADTTGDVSKAYGSWMGYVSLRHTYLIDPDGILKEIYLGVNPAIHSAEVLARLEELQASS; encoded by the coding sequence ATGTCTCGTCGTCAACTGTTGAGTTTTTTAAGCGTAGTAATTCTGGCATTTTTTGCCCTTATTCCCGATGCTAACGCTTTAGGTGGTTCCCAACCCCCTTTAAATCAACCGGCACCCGATTTTAGCCTACCGACTAACACGGGAGAAGGGAATATTTCCCTATCGGACTATCGGGGTAAGTGGGTAGTTTTGTATTTTTATCCCAAGGATTTTACCCCCGGCTGTACCCTAGAAGCGCGGCGTTTTCAGCAGGATTTGCCGAAATATAGGGCTAAAAATACGCAAGTTTTAGGGGTAAGTGCCGATGATGTCGATTCTCATGCGGAATTTTGTGACTCGGAGGGGTTAAAATTTCCCTTGTTGGCAGATACTACCGGAGATGTTAGTAAAGCTTATGGTTCTTGGATGGGTTATGTTTCCCTGCGTCATACCTATCTTATCGATCCCGATGGGATTTTAAAAGAGATTTATTTAGGGGTAAATCCTGCCATTCACAGCGCCGAAGTTTTAGCACGTTTAGAGGAATTACAGGCGAGTTCTTGA